The Pyrenophora tritici-repentis strain M4 chromosome 3, whole genome shotgun sequence genome has a window encoding:
- a CDS encoding BTB-POZ domain containing protein produces MSDRSGAASRDFVFQTSDQAGGGASQPNPQYNGYHAGHDTNAAEVAAAGQAHGYDASAAYHDYSAQQHQVVASQYAGYSFGPAPTGWDWTNSVDFTDFAHQYEPQGELVQEFQNQANPTNDFSIPLPVTTGEAAYQVFQQNQSATPTPNALQAQISHSPPPPPPSTGMKRKIDSEPTSAASQASAIAVENPPKRQNKSRQSSDASTTSPIGSVPAEPRPSPMSRTTAQTATSEVTPQPVSRENTQTGRRKEQSKGTGPQGRVIDVSTPRKIQESPTGLDILPAGKVFPIQIGSQLFRLSGASLSSDAPSYFSHFFGQQLHDNGGRAGDVRTLYIDRDPETFRDIALHLQGYHITPKSAEHFVKLFADAQFYSLPRLTKQLFSTDIFVNIGGTPFQVPRDIFSAPGDSPNYFSLGFAHFFSTPSEVFPGLDRDSLLRPPSIKPPSVPGRNGEIFGELMQLLQGYNMEIRSDAHRARLLRDARYFHLKGLEQKLIPCEISYNLNRQQSEILVRLEDIRQSGISFNPDKFASDSDSESVSGGQSTGFSPNGLPAVSPAPSTSSSSAVLRAGYVSYARPYTDDHANSNVLVLEISTGETTSLYLPRSAPRASMSGSLNVNLRATFYNSTLARVTSLFSVVASKMGLPATQPLGLMYLQSGGGVAAQPVSPANSGVSERRVRVRLDTDCALQIDGAAAELSMDRETGCVGIRRIGHGRDEWLWGGDKVADNDASHLRADDQEAEVEWTIKRAHWRIRVEPIESDADGKRMQVILCGVKLEAFTVERTRNSARGFLCSN; encoded by the exons ATGTCAGACCGCTCGGGCGCCGCATCTCGAGACTTTGTATTTCAAACCTCTGACCAAGCAGGCGGCGGCGCATCGCAACCGAATCCGCAATACAACGGCTACCATGCGGGCCACGATACAAATGCCGCAGAGGTTGCGGCGGCGGGCCAGGCGCATGGCTACGACGCCTCTGCGGCATATCACGACTACAGCGCCCAACAACACCAAGTAGTCGCGAGTCAATACGCGGGCTATAGCTTCGGGCCTGCGCCGACGGGCTGGGATTGGACCAATTCAGTCGACTTTACAGACTTTGCGCACCAGTATGAGCCGCAGGGCGAACTTGTGCAGGAATTCCAGAATCAGGCGAATCCTACAAACGACTTTAGTATTCCACTTCCTGTTACGACCGGAGAGGCTGCGTATCAGGTGTTCCAGCAGAACCAAAGTGCGACACCAACACCGAATGCTTTGCAGGCCCAGATCTCACACTCTCCGCCGCCTCCGCCTCCATCG ACTGGTATGAAGAGAAAGATCGACTCTGAACCTACTTCAGCTGCATCGCAGGCTAGCGCTATCGCCGTGGAGAATCCGCCAAAACGGCAGAACAAATCACGACAATCGTCCGACGCATCGACGACATCGCCTATCGGATCAGTACCGGCTGAACCGCGACCATCGCCAATGTCGCGAACCACTGCTCAAACGGCAACCAGCGAGGTCACACCACAACCAGTGTCACGAGAAAACACACAGACTGGGCGACGGAAAGAGCAAAGTAAAGGCACCGGACCGCAAGGAAGGGTGATTGATGTTTCGACACCACGGAAGATACAAGAGTCTCCAACTGGGCTTGACATACTACCTGCGGGTAAGGTATTTCCAATACAAATTGGATCCCAATTGTTTAGGTTATCCGGGGCGTCGTTATCGTCGGATG CACCCTCGTACTTTTCGCATTTCTTCGGCCAGCAATTACATGATAACGGTGGCCGAGCTGGTGATGTGAGGACGCTGTATATCGACCGTGATCCGGAAACGTTTCGCGATATAGCACTGCATTTGCAAGGGTACCATATTACCCCCAAGAGTGCAGAGCACTTTGTGAAGCTATTTGCAGATGCACAATTCTACTCTC TTCCTCGGCTCACCAAGCAGTTGTTTAGCACCGACATCTTTGTGAACATTGGAGGAACCCCCTTCCAGGTACCCCGCGATATCTTCTCGGCTCCTGGTGACAGTCCAAACTACTTTTCACTTGGGTTCGCACATTTCTTCTCGACACCGTCAGAAGTCTTCCCGGGGCTGGATCGTGATTCGTTACTCAGACCACCGTCAATCAAACCTCCTTCAGTGCCTGGTAGGAATGGAGAGATTTTCGGCGAGCTGATGCAGTTGCTACAAGGCTACAACATGGAGATTCGCAGCGATGCGCACCGGGCTCGATTGCTTCGAGATGCTCGGTATTTCCATCTCAAAGGGCTTGAGCAAAAGCTGATACCGTGCGAGATCTCATACAATTTGAACCGTCAACAGTCGGAGATTCTGGTGCGCCTGGAAGATATTCGACAATCTGGTATATCCTTCAATCCCGACAAGTTCGCCAGCGACTCAGACTCAGAATCCGTATCTGGTGGGCAATCGACGGGGTTTTCTCCGAACGGTCTCCCCGCTGTAAGCCCTGCGCCATCTACCTCAAGTAGCAGTGCTGTCTTGAGAGCGGGCTACGTGTCTTATGCCCGCCCATACACAGACGATCATGCAAACAGCAACGTGTTAGTCTTGGAAATCTCTACAGGTGAAACCACGTCTCTCTATCTACCGAGAAGTGCTCCGCGAGCATCAATGTCGGGTTCACTAAACGTGAACCTTCGGGCAACGTTCTACAACTCGACTCTTGCGCGGGTGACGTCTTTATTCTCGGTAGTAGCGTCGAAAATGGGGTTACCAGCGACGCAGCCTCTGGGACTCATGTACTTGCAGTCTGGAGGTGGTGTGGCTGCACAGCCAGTCAGCCCAGCAAATTCAGGTGTCAGTGAACGACGTGTCCGAGTGCGACTAGACACAGACTGCGCATTGCAGATTGAtggtgctgctgctgagCTCAGCATGGACAGAGAAACAGGCTGCGTTGGTATCCGTCGCATAGGCCACGGACGGGATGAGTGGCTTTGGGGAGGTGACAAGGTTGCTGATAACGATGCATCGCATTTGCGAGCTGACGACCAGGAAGCCGAAGTCGAGTGGACCATCAAACGCGCACATTGGCGAATACGCGTCGAGCCAATCGAGAGCGACGCTGATGGCAAGAGGATGCAAGTGATACTGTGCGGAGTCAAACTCGAAGCCTTTACAGTTGAGCGGACGAGGAACTCTGCGCGGGGCTTTTTATGTAGCAATTGA